The following coding sequences lie in one Mucilaginibacter sp. KACC 22773 genomic window:
- a CDS encoding glycoside hydrolase family 78 protein, which yields MRITLATTCFLLVCKIGTAQVTVTNLLTEDQKNPISIDARSPRFSWQLAANGSKANSQAAYEVQVDAIDAEGGKSVSLWSSGKVLSSQTLYVPYGGKTLQSGHSYSWKVRTWDVSGKQSSWSEPALWTMGLLSQADWQAKWIGPSTPDAVNGPVPLLRTGFSLNKQIRKATAYITSHGFYEAQINGKKVGDAYLTPGWTSYNKRLQYQAYDVKDLLKSGDNAIGVALGSGWYRSPLGPYNPRSDFYGKTLALLLQIKIVYTDGTEKLIVSDESWKSSTGALRFAEIYDGCILDTRLARQGWSEAGFNDRDWQGVNVQTLDKNNLVATINEPVRQHEIFKPVKIITTPRGEKVIDFGQNLVGWVKVTVQGHAGDSVMISHAEVLDKAGNFYTENLRAAKAQNIYILKDNSKQTFEPQFTWQGFRYIKIAGIKGELNPADFTGIALYSDMKVTGNFACSNPSLNQLQHNIQWGQRGNFLDVPTDCPQRDERLGWTGDAQVFSRTASYNMNVHNFFTKWLKDVAADQYPSGSIPYIIPDVFTNGNNEVGGSTGWGDVSTIVPWTVYSAYGDKQVLENQYASMKAWVKYIEKQTKNDLWVTGNHFGDWLFYSVNNDRDGTSAITNKYLIAQCFYAHSTQLLLNSAKILNKKADEQYYTQLLQRIKNAFINEYVTPNGLISSDTQTAYVLALEFDMLPVALRQQAAERLVKNIKQYDYHLTTGFLGTPYLCDALSKFGHADVAYRLLLQDTYPSWLYPIKAGATTIWERWDGIRTDGSFEESSMNSYNHYAYGAIGDWMYQNIAGIQAGEAGYKKIIIKPAIGGGLTWAEGGYDCPYGHISSKWKIEGGKLDMSVTIPQNTTADIFVPDVLGKTYQKVSVKGGDYHFQR from the coding sequence ATGAGAATAACCCTTGCCACGACCTGTTTTTTATTAGTATGCAAAATTGGTACAGCACAGGTAACCGTCACCAATCTGTTAACCGAAGATCAGAAAAACCCCATCAGCATTGATGCCCGCAGCCCACGGTTTAGCTGGCAGCTGGCCGCAAATGGCAGCAAGGCCAATAGCCAGGCTGCTTACGAGGTGCAGGTAGATGCTATTGATGCGGAAGGTGGCAAATCCGTTAGTTTATGGTCAAGCGGTAAGGTTTTATCAAGCCAAACGTTGTATGTGCCATACGGGGGCAAAACTTTGCAATCGGGGCATAGTTATTCATGGAAGGTAAGGACCTGGGACGTCAGCGGCAAACAATCTTCCTGGAGTGAACCTGCCTTATGGACGATGGGGCTATTATCCCAGGCCGATTGGCAGGCAAAATGGATAGGCCCTTCAACTCCCGATGCAGTGAATGGCCCGGTTCCGTTACTAAGGACCGGTTTTTCGTTAAACAAACAGATTAGAAAGGCAACGGCCTACATCACATCTCATGGCTTTTATGAGGCTCAAATCAATGGCAAAAAGGTGGGTGATGCCTACCTGACACCCGGGTGGACAAGCTACAACAAAAGGCTGCAATATCAGGCTTATGATGTCAAGGATCTTTTAAAATCGGGCGATAACGCTATTGGAGTGGCGCTTGGCAGTGGCTGGTACCGCAGCCCGCTGGGTCCGTACAATCCACGGTCGGATTTTTATGGGAAAACCCTTGCGCTTTTGCTGCAAATTAAAATAGTTTACACCGATGGCACCGAAAAGCTGATTGTATCCGACGAAAGCTGGAAGTCATCAACCGGCGCCCTGCGCTTTGCCGAAATTTACGATGGATGTATCCTGGATACCCGGCTTGCCCGGCAGGGTTGGTCGGAGGCCGGTTTTAACGACCGGGATTGGCAGGGTGTAAATGTACAGACCCTGGATAAAAACAACCTGGTTGCCACCATCAATGAACCGGTTAGGCAGCATGAAATATTTAAGCCTGTTAAAATCATCACCACCCCCCGCGGCGAAAAAGTGATCGATTTTGGTCAAAACCTGGTAGGTTGGGTAAAAGTTACCGTTCAGGGCCATGCCGGCGATTCCGTTATGATATCACACGCCGAGGTGTTAGATAAGGCCGGTAATTTTTATACCGAAAACCTGCGTGCCGCCAAAGCCCAGAATATTTACATTTTAAAAGATAACAGCAAGCAAACTTTCGAGCCGCAGTTTACCTGGCAGGGTTTCAGGTATATTAAGATAGCAGGCATTAAAGGCGAATTAAACCCCGCCGATTTTACCGGGATAGCCTTATATTCAGACATGAAGGTTACGGGGAATTTTGCATGCTCAAACCCATCGCTTAACCAATTACAGCACAATATTCAATGGGGGCAAAGGGGGAATTTTTTAGATGTGCCTACTGATTGCCCGCAACGCGATGAACGGCTGGGCTGGACAGGGGATGCGCAGGTTTTTTCGCGCACGGCATCGTACAACATGAATGTGCACAACTTTTTTACCAAGTGGCTTAAAGATGTGGCGGCCGACCAGTACCCCAGCGGAAGTATCCCTTACATCATCCCCGATGTTTTTACTAACGGCAATAATGAAGTTGGCGGCAGTACCGGCTGGGGCGATGTATCAACCATTGTACCGTGGACGGTGTACTCGGCTTATGGTGATAAACAGGTTTTGGAAAATCAGTACGCGAGTATGAAAGCCTGGGTTAAGTACATTGAAAAGCAAACCAAAAACGACCTTTGGGTTACCGGAAATCATTTCGGCGACTGGCTGTTTTACAGCGTTAACAACGACAGGGACGGTACATCTGCCATAACCAATAAATATTTAATAGCCCAGTGTTTCTATGCCCACTCAACACAGCTTTTACTTAACAGCGCCAAAATTCTGAACAAAAAGGCCGACGAGCAGTATTATACGCAATTATTGCAAAGGATAAAAAATGCCTTTATAAACGAATACGTTACGCCAAATGGGTTGATATCATCTGATACACAAACAGCCTACGTGCTGGCGCTTGAGTTTGACATGCTACCTGTAGCCCTAAGGCAACAAGCAGCCGAACGGCTGGTTAAAAATATAAAGCAGTATGATTACCACCTTACAACTGGCTTTTTAGGTACCCCATACCTTTGCGATGCCCTCAGCAAGTTTGGTCATGCCGATGTGGCTTACAGGTTGTTGTTACAGGATACCTATCCGTCGTGGTTATACCCCATAAAGGCTGGGGCCACAACCATTTGGGAAAGATGGGATGGCATCAGGACCGATGGCAGCTTCGAGGAATCGTCTATGAACTCCTACAACCATTACGCTTATGGCGCCATTGGCGATTGGATGTATCAAAACATAGCCGGCATACAGGCAGGAGAGGCGGGTTATAAAAAAATAATCATTAAGCCGGCAATAGGCGGCGGCCTAACCTGGGCCGAGGGCGGTTACGATTGCCCGTACGGACACATCAGCAGTAAGTGGAAAATAGAAGGTGGCAAGCTTGATATGTCGGTTACCATCCCACAAAACACAACTGCTGATATTTTTGTGCCCGATGTGTTGGGGAAAACCTATCAAAAAGTTTCGGTTAAGGGCGGCGATTATCATTTTCAGAGGTAA
- a CDS encoding isochorismatase family protein, translating into MKQFKKDDTVMLLVDHQVGTLNFCANRPHEMIISRTRALARLAKALNIPVVLTSSQEDHAQGPLLQDLQDLLPEEYANRVKRSGITNAWDDEAYKTAVLKAANGRKNVIMAGLTNDVCIVWPSISMQEEGFNVQVVIDAGGSPSQIADDIAQQTWESKGVRTTTIN; encoded by the coding sequence ATGAAACAATTCAAAAAGGATGATACAGTAATGTTATTGGTGGATCATCAGGTAGGTACACTTAATTTTTGTGCAAACAGACCACACGAAATGATAATAAGCAGAACAAGGGCATTGGCGAGATTGGCTAAGGCACTTAATATCCCCGTTGTACTTACAAGCAGCCAGGAAGACCATGCCCAAGGCCCTTTACTACAGGATTTACAAGACCTGCTTCCCGAAGAGTATGCTAATCGTGTAAAACGCTCAGGAATTACCAATGCCTGGGATGACGAGGCTTACAAAACAGCGGTATTGAAGGCCGCCAACGGCAGGAAAAATGTTATTATGGCAGGGCTTACTAATGATGTTTGTATCGTTTGGCCTTCTATCTCCATGCAGGAAGAAGGATTTAACGTTCAGGTAGTCATCGACGCCGGTGGCTCCCCTTCTCAAATTGCCGATGATATAGCTCAGCAAACCTGGGAAAGCAAAGGCGTACGGACCACAACCATTAATTAA
- a CDS encoding FAD-dependent monooxygenase: MKVTLEGDKSAQNNSIYDVIVSGAGPVGLFLACELALAKRSVLILEKAENPHSPLKQLPFGIRGLSAPTIEALYRRGLLQQLEVHKRLKNPHQNAGQGLRRQVGHFAGIPFHEGDIDTNQWTNRLPGSTDTSLISEMAELETVLARRAETLGVELKRGLAVTDIHQTEDRVTVQSGEQSFQGKWLVGCDGSRSVVRKLGGFEFAGTEPEFTGYTTRIDIADPEKLKPGRNVTPRGMYLQSQPGYLMIQDFDGGAFHGSEKPITREHVQEVLRRISDTDVTINILHIATTWTDRARQATTYRNRRILLAGDAAHIHSPLGGQGLNLGLGDAMNLGWKLAATIQNKAPEGLLNSYNTERHPIGAQVLDWSRAQVAIMKPSPGARALQAIMRDLMNTRDGATYFAGRVWGVSTHYDLGGHHPLAGYSVPNFELGDGTKIGELMHDGMGILLDFDANTSLKTLAGEYSDRMKYISGTTKERLGVSAALIRPDGIIAWAASGAPDYSELQMVVARWFVGS, from the coding sequence ATGAAAGTTACACTTGAAGGCGATAAATCAGCACAAAATAATTCTATCTACGATGTGATAGTTTCCGGCGCCGGGCCTGTAGGCCTGTTCCTGGCCTGCGAACTGGCCCTGGCCAAACGTTCGGTATTGATACTGGAAAAAGCCGAGAACCCGCACTCACCACTAAAACAATTACCATTCGGGATCCGGGGGCTCTCGGCACCTACTATCGAGGCGCTGTACCGGCGTGGATTGCTACAACAACTTGAGGTACACAAGCGCCTTAAAAATCCTCATCAAAATGCCGGGCAAGGGTTGCGGCGGCAGGTGGGGCATTTTGCCGGCATTCCGTTTCATGAAGGCGATATTGACACTAATCAATGGACGAATCGTCTGCCCGGCTCAACAGATACCAGCTTAATTTCTGAAATGGCGGAGCTTGAAACTGTACTGGCCCGTCGCGCCGAGACTCTTGGCGTAGAACTCAAGCGTGGCCTTGCCGTTACTGACATTCATCAAACCGAAGACCGAGTAACTGTTCAGTCTGGCGAACAATCTTTTCAAGGTAAATGGCTGGTAGGTTGCGATGGAAGCCGTAGCGTTGTTCGCAAGTTGGGCGGTTTTGAATTTGCGGGCACCGAGCCTGAATTTACCGGCTACACCACCCGTATTGACATTGCCGATCCTGAGAAGCTAAAACCGGGCCGGAACGTGACGCCCAGGGGCATGTACCTCCAATCTCAGCCAGGTTACCTAATGATACAGGATTTTGATGGCGGGGCATTTCATGGCTCAGAAAAACCAATAACCCGTGAACACGTGCAGGAGGTGTTACGCCGTATTTCGGATACCGATGTTACCATCAATATCCTGCATATTGCAACCACGTGGACCGACAGGGCACGACAGGCCACAACCTACCGCAACCGACGGATACTTTTAGCCGGCGATGCAGCTCACATTCATTCGCCGTTGGGAGGCCAGGGGCTTAACCTTGGGCTTGGCGATGCCATGAACCTGGGCTGGAAACTTGCTGCAACTATCCAGAATAAAGCGCCGGAAGGCCTGCTGAACAGTTATAATACCGAACGGCACCCAATTGGCGCACAGGTTTTGGATTGGTCGCGCGCGCAGGTTGCCATCATGAAACCAAGCCCGGGAGCCCGCGCGCTACAAGCAATTATGCGCGACCTAATGAATACGCGCGATGGCGCCACCTATTTTGCAGGACGTGTTTGGGGTGTTTCCACCCACTATGATCTTGGCGGTCATCACCCCCTGGCAGGCTACAGTGTCCCCAACTTTGAGCTGGGGGATGGTACAAAAATTGGCGAGCTTATGCACGATGGCATGGGAATACTGCTGGATTTTGATGCCAACACTTCGCTTAAAACTTTAGCGGGGGAATATAGCGACCGGATGAAATACATCTCGGGTACCACAAAAGAGCGATTAGGTGTAAGCGCCGCGCTGATACGCCCGGATGGGATTATCGCGTGGGCTGCTTCGGGCGCCCCGGATTATAGTGAACTGCAAATGGTTGTGGCTCGCTGGTTTGTTGGTAGTTAA
- a CDS encoding acyltransferase family protein, with amino-acid sequence MANAPIVSDPLMNAGNGKNAPVKLPRLLSLDALRGFDMFWIMSGEGVIHALAKATNWPVLLWMSGQLHHTDWNGITFYDMIFPLFLFIAGVSMPYSMHNKMMKAGVSDAQFLPKADKRSIYLSMLRRTVILLFLGLIVNGLFKWNGYEQTRFASVLGRIGLAWFFAGLIYLNFNIRQQFAWFAVLLLGYWAAMMLIPVPGYGAGVLTMNGSLESYVDRLLLPGRLHDKVHDPEGVLSTIPAIGTAMLGIFTGQFLKYQSVKWPMWKKGVALFVAGLILIAIGSVWNLTFPINKRLWTSSFVLFVGGWSLVFLSVFYLIIDVAGYRKWAFPFVLIGVNSILIYLASEGMIDFQHTAHYLLGGLIQYASPLWQTVWQAISIVIVQLALLYFLYRNKIFLKI; translated from the coding sequence ATGGCCAATGCACCAATTGTATCTGATCCTTTAATGAATGCCGGCAACGGTAAAAACGCGCCTGTAAAGTTACCCCGCTTACTATCGTTAGATGCGCTGCGTGGCTTTGATATGTTTTGGATAATGAGTGGCGAAGGTGTGATACACGCTCTGGCAAAGGCAACTAACTGGCCGGTTTTACTGTGGATGTCGGGCCAGTTGCACCACACTGATTGGAATGGGATTACATTTTATGATATGATCTTCCCGCTGTTTTTGTTCATAGCCGGTGTGTCTATGCCGTACTCTATGCACAATAAAATGATGAAGGCCGGTGTGAGTGATGCGCAGTTTTTGCCTAAAGCCGATAAACGGAGCATCTATTTATCCATGCTCCGCCGTACCGTGATACTGCTTTTTTTAGGGCTGATTGTTAACGGCCTTTTCAAGTGGAACGGTTACGAGCAAACGCGCTTTGCAAGCGTGTTGGGGCGCATTGGCCTGGCCTGGTTTTTTGCAGGCCTCATTTATTTGAATTTTAATATCAGGCAGCAGTTTGCCTGGTTTGCTGTATTATTGTTAGGGTACTGGGCTGCTATGATGCTTATCCCGGTGCCGGGTTATGGGGCAGGAGTTTTAACCATGAATGGCAGCCTGGAATCATATGTAGATCGTTTACTACTTCCCGGCCGGTTACATGATAAAGTACATGATCCCGAAGGGGTGTTATCAACCATCCCGGCAATTGGTACAGCAATGCTGGGTATCTTTACCGGCCAGTTTTTAAAATACCAGTCGGTAAAATGGCCCATGTGGAAAAAGGGCGTGGCTTTGTTTGTGGCCGGACTGATACTAATTGCCATCGGCTCCGTATGGAATTTAACCTTCCCTATCAACAAACGCCTTTGGACAAGCTCTTTTGTTTTGTTTGTAGGTGGCTGGAGCCTGGTTTTCCTGTCGGTATTTTATCTGATTATCGATGTGGCGGGCTATCGCAAATGGGCTTTCCCTTTTGTGCTTATCGGGGTAAATTCAATTCTTATTTACCTGGCATCCGAAGGCATGATCGATTTTCAGCATACCGCCCATTATCTTTTAGGAGGATTGATCCAGTACGCATCACCTTTATGGCAAACAGTATGGCAGGCCATAAGTATAGTAATTGTGCAACTCGCCCTACTATACTTTTTATATCGCAATAAAATATTTTTAAAAATATAA
- a CDS encoding AraC family transcriptional regulator produces MQHQEFAPPEELQDSIKCFWYNSRDFGEQLSDFEVQPDGYAEIIFHFGNGCSIARDGSLQPLPSPFMMGLLNQPVVFYAKNRLEIIAIRCFPWTVFDLLGLQAVKGGVHMFEHPIAQLHPTLKNCIEAGRIDEALSVIKQYFLNARSAVAANSMLFKAGVAMSKAKGTMPVSQVAAAAHATVRTLERNFKQSSGHTVKDVSGLMRFEQVRNQLWLYPDINLAGLAHELGYTDQSHLSREFKRYSGSTPAAFARKAKQGKPPVGNDFVAFVQA; encoded by the coding sequence ATGCAGCACCAAGAATTTGCGCCTCCCGAAGAGTTACAAGATTCCATAAAATGTTTTTGGTACAACAGCAGAGACTTCGGGGAACAGCTATCTGATTTTGAAGTACAACCCGATGGCTATGCCGAAATTATTTTTCATTTCGGGAACGGTTGCAGCATTGCCCGGGATGGCAGCTTGCAGCCATTGCCATCGCCGTTCATGATGGGGCTGCTCAACCAGCCTGTTGTTTTTTACGCCAAAAACCGCCTGGAAATTATTGCCATCAGGTGCTTTCCCTGGACAGTGTTCGATTTACTTGGGCTGCAGGCGGTTAAAGGCGGTGTGCACATGTTTGAGCATCCTATTGCGCAGCTTCACCCAACGTTAAAAAACTGCATTGAAGCCGGCAGGATAGATGAAGCACTGTCCGTGATAAAACAATATTTCCTTAATGCCCGGTCGGCGGTTGCAGCCAACAGTATGCTATTTAAAGCAGGAGTTGCGATGAGCAAAGCAAAGGGTACCATGCCGGTAAGCCAGGTAGCGGCAGCGGCCCATGCCACCGTTCGTACGCTGGAACGGAACTTTAAGCAATCGTCTGGCCACACGGTTAAAGATGTGTCCGGTTTAATGCGTTTTGAGCAGGTACGTAACCAATTATGGCTTTACCCGGATATCAACCTCGCCGGTTTAGCCCATGAACTCGGTTATACAGATCAATCTCACCTAAGCCGCGAGTTTAAGCGGTACAGCGGCAGTACGCCAGCCGCCTTCGCTCGGAAAGCAAAGCAAGGAAAGCCTCCTGTAGGCAACGATTTTGTCGCGTTTGTACAAGCCTGA
- a CDS encoding GH92 family glycosyl hydrolase, whose amino-acid sequence MILFKARRLFFTFLLLAISASAFAQDVVKYVQSLAGTAVATTASAIKHGSGYGASQANTIPAVTTPFAMTQWTPETQATENKCVPPYLYKDSLFYGLRGSHWLSGSCTQDYGSFTIMPITGKLKTNNYQTLFKHTDELLTPYLYQVNLAEYGLRAAVTATPRCGIMQFTMEKADSLYLLITPNSDRHEGYIKVDTQRGEICGYNPAHRIYQGWGKSAGFNGFFVIRFEKQADREGTFTGEKILSATSLKDMPGLGAFVGFKMNKGEKLVIRIGTSFTSLDGARRNLQAEMPGFDFDKAVVTCKEVWQKTLSQISVATDNLKDKNIFYTAYYHTMQQPRLFSDVDGSYPMFATGYKNAKLAKGNYYDDFSMWDIYRAEIPLYEILKPAFVNDLVRSLIIKGRQGGWMPIFPCWNNYTSEMIGDHTASVISSAYLKGIRDYDVNEAYGLLRHNAFDIPANKADYVEGKGRRALDSYLKYHYIPLEDSVPDAFHKKEQVSRTMEYAYDDYALSQFARKLGKTADYKSLTRRAGYYKNVFDPATGMVRGRYANGNWITDYNPDKKESYITEGTPRQYTFYVPQDIPGLAKLMGGPAKLESALDNLFLKKEYWHGNEPGHQIPFMYNYTPAPWKTQQQVREVLATEYSDGPGGLGGNDDAGQMSAWYMFASMGFYPVNPVSGQFVLCSPIFDKVILKLPNGKSTTITCHKKSKTSAYIYQVKWNGKLSLSNYISYKEIMKGGSLEFFMQDTPDAKWATQPQYQPGR is encoded by the coding sequence ATGATACTATTTAAAGCGCGACGTTTATTTTTTACTTTTTTGCTGCTGGCTATTTCGGCATCCGCATTTGCGCAGGATGTTGTTAAATATGTACAGTCACTGGCCGGTACCGCTGTTGCCACAACGGCATCGGCAATAAAGCACGGTTCGGGCTACGGGGCCTCGCAGGCTAACACTATCCCTGCCGTAACCACACCCTTTGCCATGACGCAGTGGACGCCCGAAACCCAGGCAACGGAAAATAAGTGCGTTCCGCCATATCTTTATAAAGACAGCCTGTTTTATGGCCTGCGCGGCTCGCATTGGTTAAGTGGTTCATGTACGCAGGATTACGGCAGCTTTACCATTATGCCCATAACCGGGAAATTAAAAACCAACAATTACCAAACCTTATTTAAACACACCGACGAGCTGTTAACCCCCTATTTATACCAGGTTAATTTAGCTGAATATGGCTTGCGTGCCGCCGTAACCGCCACCCCACGCTGTGGTATAATGCAGTTTACGATGGAAAAGGCCGATAGCCTTTATTTACTGATTACGCCCAACAGCGACAGGCACGAAGGCTACATAAAGGTGGATACCCAACGCGGAGAAATATGCGGTTATAACCCGGCGCATCGCATTTACCAGGGATGGGGCAAAAGCGCGGGTTTTAATGGCTTTTTTGTAATCCGGTTTGAAAAACAGGCCGATCGCGAGGGGACTTTTACCGGGGAGAAGATTTTATCGGCCACAAGCCTGAAAGACATGCCGGGCTTAGGCGCTTTTGTTGGCTTTAAAATGAACAAGGGCGAAAAGCTGGTAATCCGTATAGGTACATCATTTACAAGCCTGGATGGCGCCCGTAGAAATTTACAGGCCGAAATGCCCGGGTTTGATTTTGACAAAGCAGTTGTAACCTGTAAGGAGGTTTGGCAAAAAACCTTAAGTCAAATTAGTGTAGCTACCGATAACCTGAAGGATAAAAATATTTTTTACACGGCCTATTATCACACCATGCAGCAGCCCCGCCTGTTTAGCGATGTAGATGGGAGCTACCCTATGTTTGCTACCGGCTATAAAAACGCAAAGCTGGCAAAGGGCAATTACTACGATGATTTTTCGATGTGGGATATTTACCGGGCCGAAATTCCTTTGTATGAAATATTGAAACCTGCCTTTGTAAATGACCTGGTACGGTCTCTGATTATTAAAGGCAGGCAAGGAGGCTGGATGCCTATATTCCCCTGCTGGAACAATTATACATCAGAAATGATAGGCGATCACACGGCGTCGGTAATTAGCTCGGCCTATCTTAAGGGCATCCGCGACTATGATGTAAACGAAGCATATGGTTTATTGCGGCACAACGCATTTGACATACCGGCCAATAAAGCCGATTATGTAGAAGGCAAAGGCCGCCGTGCACTGGACAGCTATTTAAAATATCACTACATACCGCTGGAAGATAGCGTACCCGATGCCTTCCATAAAAAAGAGCAGGTTAGCCGTACTATGGAGTATGCTTATGATGATTATGCCTTATCGCAATTCGCCCGGAAATTAGGTAAAACAGCAGATTATAAATCATTGACCAGGCGGGCAGGCTACTATAAAAACGTATTTGACCCGGCAACAGGCATGGTACGGGGCCGCTACGCCAATGGCAATTGGATAACGGATTACAACCCCGACAAAAAAGAAAGCTATATTACCGAGGGTACGCCCCGCCAATATACTTTTTATGTACCCCAGGATATTCCGGGTCTTGCAAAACTAATGGGCGGCCCAGCCAAACTGGAATCGGCATTGGATAATTTATTTTTGAAAAAAGAATACTGGCATGGTAATGAACCGGGTCATCAAATCCCTTTTATGTACAATTATACCCCAGCGCCCTGGAAGACCCAGCAGCAGGTTCGCGAAGTACTTGCAACGGAATATAGTGATGGTCCGGGTGGTTTGGGAGGTAATGACGACGCGGGGCAGATGTCGGCCTGGTATATGTTTGCATCTATGGGTTTTTATCCGGTAAACCCGGTATCAGGCCAATTTGTATTATGTTCGCCAATTTTTGATAAAGTAATATTGAAGCTGCCCAACGGGAAGAGCACAACCATAACCTGCCACAAGAAAAGTAAAACTTCAGCATACATTTACCAGGTTAAGTGGAACGGGAAGCTAAGCCTGAGTAATTATATCAGCTATAAAGAGATCATGAAAGGCGGCAGCCTGGAATTTTTTATGCAGGATACGCCGGATGCTAAATGGGCGACACAACCTCAATATCAGCCTGGCCGGTAA
- a CDS encoding pirin family protein: protein MLQKISNSLFVGNGPIKIRYPGLAVSKTDSGIGSIGRIDHPEIHGNTVIKMHPHINDEILSYFRTGKAEHSDSEGFVKMIGKKTLMLMKAGKSFYHEEKIIGEGEPLEGLQIFIRPGKKDLQPEVVFLDLETIHSENKWRLLASPTTATTFQFSSQTWLYDMKLLGGNSSEIPELSKNGLTALLYVFQGAIRVNDSIDLKKKEAIVFKDEQVVITASGDAELVLFVTDEEGEIFKGGMYSGNQR, encoded by the coding sequence ATGTTACAAAAAATAAGCAATTCCCTGTTTGTCGGCAACGGCCCCATCAAAATACGGTACCCCGGTTTAGCCGTTTCCAAAACAGATTCAGGGATAGGTAGTATCGGCAGGATTGACCATCCGGAAATCCACGGAAATACGGTTATTAAAATGCATCCGCATATCAATGACGAAATACTTTCCTATTTCAGGACCGGAAAAGCAGAGCACAGCGACTCTGAAGGCTTTGTAAAAATGATTGGCAAAAAAACACTGATGCTGATGAAAGCCGGTAAGTCATTTTACCATGAAGAAAAAATAATTGGTGAAGGCGAGCCATTGGAAGGGCTACAGATATTTATCCGTCCCGGCAAAAAGGATTTGCAGCCAGAAGTGGTCTTTCTTGATCTGGAAACTATCCACAGCGAAAATAAATGGAGGTTACTTGCCTCTCCTACTACAGCAACAACTTTTCAGTTCAGCAGCCAAACCTGGCTGTATGATATGAAGCTGCTGGGCGGCAATAGCTCAGAAATACCCGAATTATCTAAAAATGGACTTACGGCATTACTGTATGTATTTCAGGGAGCAATCCGGGTGAATGACAGTATCGATCTGAAAAAAAAGGAGGCCATTGTGTTCAAAGACGAACAAGTTGTTATTACTGCGTCTGGAGATGCTGAATTGGTATTGTTTGTAACAGACGAAGAAGGAGAAATTTTCAAAGGCGGTATGTATAGCGGGAATCAAAGATAA